CGGCGGGCGTGTGTACCAGGTGGTCGGCGGAGGTGGCCCCCATTTCCACGGCCAGGGCGGTCCCGCCCAACCCCACGAACTCGTCGGCGTGGACTTTGAGGCGGAAGCCGAGTTCCTGCGCGCGCGCGAAGATGCGGCGCGTCTGGGGCACATCGAAGACGCCCTGCTCGCAAAAAACGTCGCAAAATAGGGTGACATGCTGGGCGGCGGCCCAGGTGGCGGCGGCGGGCAGCATCTCCTCAATGACGTGGGTGACGTAGGCGTCGGTGTTGTTATGGAATTCGGCGGGGATAGCGTGTGCCGGCAAAAACGTCATGGACAACTCCACCGGCTGCTGCTGATTCAGGGCCGCCATCGCCGCCAACTGCTTCAACTCCGCCTCCAGCGCCAGCCCATACCCCGTCTTCGCCTCCGCGCTCGTCGTCCCATACGCCAGCATCCGCCGCAAGCGGGGCAGATTATCCGCCACCAGTTCCGCCAGGCTGGCCGCGCGCGTGCGGCGCACGGTAGACATAATGCCGCCGCCAGCCGCCATAATCTCCATGTATGTCGCGCCCGCCAGCCGCTGTTCAAACTCGTTTGCCCGGTCCCCCATCCAGGGAATGTGCGTGTGCGGATCGACAAAGCCGGGCAGCACGCAGCGCCCGCCGGCGTCAATAGTCATCTCCGCCGCGTAGCGCGCGCGCAGTGTGGCGCTGTCGCCGGTCTCTCGGATGCGTCCGGCGTGGACGGCCACCGCGCCATCTTCAATGACGCCGAGTGTCCCCAGGGCGTGGCCGCGCTGCGGGCCATCGGGCGCGGGCACGACGCACACCTGCGCCGCCGCGTGAATGAGCATGTCAATAGATTCAGGCATGGTATTTCCTTGAGAAGTGGTTGATGACTTTCCCGGAAGCTCGCCGTTCGAGTCACGTAACTTCAGGACAGCTTCCGGGAAGATGGTTGTGAATCGTTGACGACCTTCCCGGAAGCTCGCCGTTCAAGTCACTTGGTCTCAAAACAGCTTCCGGGAAGATGTTTGTGAATCGTGGCTGTTGTCCGGCGCTTCGCGCACCCAGCGCGCCAGCACCAGGATCGCCAGCAGCGCCAGCGCGGCGCTGGTGATGCCGTTGGCGCGCAGGTCGCCGCGCAGCCATATTTGCGGCCCCAGCCACGCTCCCAGCGCGCGCCCGACGGCGGCGGCGGCCATGATGGTGGACATGACGATGCCGCGTGCCTGGGGCACGAGTTCGGTTAGCAGGGGGATGCCGCCGACCACGGTGACTTCAAAAAAGTAGAAGGTGAGGGCCAGCATGACCAGGGCGGTGGTGAGGGAAACGCCGAGCAGGGGCAGAAGGGCGTACACGAGCGCCCCGGCCACGCCCGCGCTAATGACGACGGGGCGCTTGCCGAAGCGGTCCACGGCCCAACCCGCGCTGAGTTCGCCCAGGATTTCGGAGCCGCCGATGATGCCGGAGGCGAGGCCCAGCGTGCCCAGGCTGAGGCCAAAGGCGCGTTCCATCCAGTCGCCATAGACGATGAAGATGATGTCGTTGGCGAGCATGAGGAGGAGGGTGTAGGCGGCGGCGGCGAGGATGACGGGATGGCGGCGCACGACACGGCCCACGTCGCTCAGGCGCGGCGCTGCTGTCGTGCGTGGTGGTGTGGGCGGCATGACGCGCCAGAGGATGATGCCGGCAAGCAGTCCGCCCAGCCCCAGTCCGACAAAGGGGGCCTGCCAGCCAAGCCACCCGATGAGCCAGCCGACGAGGGGCGCGCCCACGAGCAGGGCGGCGGACCAGGAGATTTCGGTGATGGAGATGATGCGCCCGCGGCTGGCATAGGGCACGGCGTCGCCGATGTAGGCTTGCAGGGTGGGGTCGTAGATGACTTTGATGAGGGCGATGAGGATAAGGGCGATGCCGAAGGCGGCGGGACCAGGGGCGACGAGGACGAGGAGGCTGCTGGCATTGAGGGCGATGAGGCAGAGGATGAGGATGGGGCGGCGGCCATGTTGTTCGGATAGGGGGCCGAAGAGGGGGCTGAGGATGCCGGCAAAGCTGCGGACGGCGACCAGGCGAGAGGCTTGCAGGAGGGAGATGTTGAGGGCGCGGGAAAATGCCGGCAAAAACGGATAAACCATGCGCGTGCCCGTATTCAAGCACCAGCGCCCCAGCGTCAGGGCTAAAACAGGTAGTGTCAGTGAGTGGGCATTCTTTTCTTGCACACGCGATAGTCTAACGCAGACGCGGCGCGGTTCCAAACAAACGCCGCAAAACGCCGGGGCCGGCAAAAAGAGCCTGCCAGACCGTAGGCCCGGCAGGCTCTTTCAGGTTCACGTCTTGCTGGGAAAAAGGGGGCAGCCAACACCGGAACCAGGCTCCGTAGCCGGTGGCCTTTGTGTCTGGTCTGGCGCACCACCTGTGTATTCCGCCGACGTGTCTGCTAACCCTCTCGTAGGCTGAGCCTGGCGCAGCCCATATTGCCTCCGGCAGGCGCAGGCAACGGGCTAAATAGCTACCCTACGGCACGGGAGCGCAGTGCTGCGCCACAATGCCGGGCACGGTCGGGTCGTAGAGGAAGGAGCAGATGGAGGTGATGGGTGGGTTGGTGGGCACGTATTGCGTGTTGAAGGTTTGGTTGAAGCAGCCGGGCAGCCCGGTTTGCAGCACGGTGTTGCTTGTGCCGTTGGCGAAGTAGAAACGCACCAGCCAAACCTTGTTGGTATTCCCCGTGGAGACGGTGAGGGAGAGGTTGGGGTTAATCGTCACCTGCGTATCAATCGGTGCGCATCCGGCGCTGCCATATAACTGGAACATCTGGTCGCCGACGGCGGTGTGGAAACTGAAGTTGGGGCCGGCGAATTGGGCCATATGGCCGTCATCGGGCGTTTG
The Ardenticatenales bacterium genome window above contains:
- a CDS encoding MFS transporter, giving the protein MQEKNAHSLTLPVLALTLGRWCLNTGTRMVYPFLPAFSRALNISLLQASRLVAVRSFAGILSPLFGPLSEQHGRRPILILCLIALNASSLLVLVAPGPAAFGIALILIALIKVIYDPTLQAYIGDAVPYASRGRIISITEISWSAALLVGAPLVGWLIGWLGWQAPFVGLGLGGLLAGIILWRVMPPTPPRTTAAPRLSDVGRVVRRHPVILAAAAYTLLLMLANDIIFIVYGDWMERAFGLSLGTLGLASGIIGGSEILGELSAGWAVDRFGKRPVVISAGVAGALVYALLPLLGVSLTTALVMLALTFYFFEVTVVGGIPLLTELVPQARGIVMSTIMAAAAVGRALGAWLGPQIWLRGDLRANGITSAALALLAILVLARWVREAPDNSHDSQTSSRKLF
- a CDS encoding imidazolonepropionase gives rise to the protein MPESIDMLIHAAAQVCVVPAPDGPQRGHALGTLGVIEDGAVAVHAGRIRETGDSATLRARYAAEMTIDAGGRCVLPGFVDPHTHIPWMGDRANEFEQRLAGATYMEIMAAGGGIMSTVRRTRAASLAELVADNLPRLRRMLAYGTTSAEAKTGYGLALEAELKQLAAMAALNQQQPVELSMTFLPAHAIPAEFHNNTDAYVTHVIEEMLPAAATWAAAQHVTLFCDVFCEQGVFDVPQTRRIFARAQELGFRLKVHADEFVGLGGTALAVEMGATSADHLVHTPAADIAALGSSNTVAVGLPGTPFGLAERDYTPAKAILAAGGALALATDYNPGTCWCESMQMVIALACRYMGLTQAQAIAAATVNAAYAIGRGEEIGSLEPGKQADILILNVPDYRQLGYRFGANLAQTVIKQGRVVVSNILDLSGS